Within the Spirochaetota bacterium genome, the region TATTAAAAAGCATTATGCTCCGCGTGCGTCATTATGATAAAGTATGGCCCGTCTTCGAAAGTATCAACCAGAGGTTTTTTCAGGCAAAATGTCAAGTAAATTGTTTTTTTGGCCGGCGATTAAAAACCGATCTTTTCTTTTTTCATGTCAGGGACCGGGATGTTCTTAATGCCGCGGTACGGTCCGGCCGGCAGTGAGCCGCCCCAGGGGCGCTCAGCCACGGTGAGGCGATGGAGCTGCTCGTTATACCGGACGATGACCTCCTGGCCCCTTCCCCTGTTGACCGTGACAAAGCCCGACAGGGTGCCGCCGGTCATTTCCGGGTTGATCTCCGCTGCGCTCAGAATCCTTCTCACCTTTCCATAGAACACGCCGACCCGGTGCCTGTGCTGCAGGCTCCCGTTGACGATCAGGGTCGCTTCGGTCCAGGGCTCACCGTCCCGGTCCACGGCGGCGAACTCCCAGGTCACGAACAGCCCCTCCTGCGGCTCTTCCCGGACCGTTGTGGCGCAACCGGCCATCAACACTGCGGCAGCGGCGATACAGATCGCAATCCTATTTTTTGTCATGGCGCGCCTCGTACATGGTGATATTTGATAATGCGGTCAACCGCCGATTTTCGACATGAACCCGGACCTTACCAGGGCGGAGCATCCGCCATCTTCGGAAACGCAGTCAAGACTGTGCCCCTTCCCCTTCATCGAAACGGCCTTCAGTATTTCCTGCCTGATAGTCTCATCGTCAGCCCCTTCCGTGAGAAGCCGCTTCAAATTATAATTGGCATCCGAATGGAGGCACGTTTTGAGGAATCCGTCCGAGGTGATCCTGAGGCGGTTGCAGGAGGAGCAGAACTTATGGGTCATGGGCGGTATCACGCCGATCCGCATGGGATATTTCCCCCGGTATTTGAAGTCATACATGACGGCGACATTGGTGTCAAAGGCGGAATTGCGGACCAGGTCCCCCCGTAAGCTCAACTCCTTGACAAAGACGTCCGAGGAAAGAAATGAACCGCCGCCGTCGCCGGTGACGAAGGGCATCTTTTCAATGAAGCGAAGGGCCACGTCCCGTTCCCGGAAAAAATCGAGAAACCGGTCCAGCTCCGGGATCGTCTCCCCGAAGAGCACGGCGTTGATCTTGATATCGAAAAAGCCGAAGGCCAGGGCGCGGTCTATGGCGGCGGTGACATCGTCGAGCTTGTCCCTCATCGTAATGGCCAGGTACCGCTCCCGCGAGAGCGTGTCGAGGCTGATGTTCAGCTTTTTCAGGGAAAGGCGGCGCAGGTCGTCGATATAATCGCCGAGAAGGATGCCGTTCGTGGTGAGGCAGAGCTCCAGATCCGGGAAGAGCGAACGGGTCTGTGAAACGATATCAATGAACCCTTTCCGCACAAGGGGCTCGCCGCCGGTAAAACGCACCTTCACCACGCCCATGGAAGCGAATATGCCGATGAGACGGATGAACTCCTCGTTTCTCAGGATCTTTTCATGGGGCAGCAGCTCCACTCCTTCGGGGGGCATGCAGTAGCGGCATCGCAGGTTGCATTTGTCGGTTATGGAAACGCGCAGGTAATCGTGCTTGCGCAGATAGGCATCGGTAAGCATAGTGGAAGGGTCAAGGAACGATTATTGTTGTCAATAAAAAAATAATTCCGCCCATGACAGGGGCTTGCCGGGGCATCAAAACCGCTCCGGGATCCTCATGGCGTCGCAATAGAGAGGGATTATCCGCTCGTCGAAATCCAGCTTCGTTATGGCGTACTCCCGGGCGATCCTGCCGCCGCGCTTCAAGAAATCGCGGTTATTGTAGAGCCAGAGAACCTTTTCCGCGATGAGCCTCACGTCATCTTCGCCGTTGGGGATCTTGATCGCGAATTCATCCGGAAAGGCACGGTACTGCTCGAAATCCGACACGAGTATGACCTTCCCCTTTTCTATGAAGCTGATCGTGGGACCCGAATGCTCCCCCAGGTTTTCCGACCTCAGGTTGACCCCCACATCGGCGATGGAGAGGTAGTCGAGCCAGTCCTCGTTCGAGAGCCACCCGGTTATCCTCACACGGCTCTCAAGGCCGAACTTCTCTATGAGCGACTCGATATAATGCTCTCCCAGGACGCTCTGGCCGGCCAGCACGTACAGGAGATCGGGCGTTTCCGCCTTCAGGCGCGCCACCGCCTCTATGACCCGGTCGATCTTTTTGATCGAGTTGATCAGGCCTGCGGACACCAGGACAAAGGCGCTCTTCCCTATCTTCATGCGGCGGCGGATCGCGGCCTTCTCGGATTCCGACGGCAGCTTCCGGATATCGATCCCGTGGGTGATGATCCTGGTTTTCCGCGCCGGGAGCCTGAAATGATTCCGCATGAAGTCATCATGGACGATGACCATGGCGGCCTTTCGCACCATCATCGACTTCCGGTAGAGGTGCCTGTCAAGGAAGGCGTTCTTTTCACGGAACGGCCGGATTAACTTGTACCAGAGAAAAAAACGGAGCTCCGGGTAGACGGCGACGGTTGTGATGAACCGGAGGAGCCGCAGCTTTTTCAGATGGCCCGCCAGATCCTTGATGATCTTCGCGTATATGCCGCTCGTGTTGACGTCATGGAACTCCACGATGCCCCCGCAGGCATGGATGTACGGAAGCATGTAGGAGTGAAATTCATAATTGTTCCCGACCTCATAGAGCACCGCGTGATAGAGGTCCCTGTTCTCATGGAAAAGCCGGTGATTGAGAAGCCTGACGGCATCGGACACGATCTCATCGGGCGCATATCCGTCATCGATGTATACGTCGATGGCCACGCCAGGACGCTTCTTTACCAGCCCCTGGATGATTTTGAGCGAATACCAGGCCACTCCCGACTTGAGTGGTTCCATGGGGGAAAAAAGGGCGATCCGTATCGACCCGGCGCGGTCCCTGCCGGCGGCAGCGGATCGATGTGAGGATTCTTTTATTTTCTTCGGCATGGTTACCAGACGATTGTCATTATCCGGCATTGATGCGCCGGCGGGCATTTCAGTAAAGAATTCATTATCGTGCTTGGTGTCAATATCTTTTTACCTTAAGCTTTCTCATAAGTCAAGGCCACAAGCCATCCCGGCGAGTAGGCGACACGGATGTCGCCGTTTCCGCCGAGTCAACATGGTGCGCTGGCCAGGAGGGCCGAGTGCAGAGCCGCGACAGGAGGTCGCATTTGGCTCTGCTTATACGAGGCGGACGAGCGGGATGGCTTGCGGCCGCTTACCGAGTCATTCCCTGTGGCCGGCGAAGGTCCGGTAATTGGCCCTGAAGACGCCGTTGCGCGGGTCGAGGCGGTACGCCTCCATGTACATCCTGAACGCCTCGTTCCTGTTGCCGGTCAATTCGCAGATGATCCCCAGGTTGTTGTACGCGGCGGGGTCACGGCCGTCCTCGGACAGCGCCTCCCGGAAAAGAATATCCGCCTCGCCATAGCGGCCCTCCAGGGCGCTATCGACGGCCCTGTTGTTGATGACCGCCGCCGGGGACAGGGATATCCTTCGGGCAAAGACCCTTTCGACGGCAACGCGGTACCGGAACGTCCGCTTCCCCGCGGCGCTTTCGTCCGCTCCGCCGGAGCCGTGCAGGCCGTACCTGCGCTCCGACGGTATTGAATGGTAACGGTAGCACGAATCCATGAACAGGGTCGACATCACGGCAAGGATCAGCATACAACGCGCCACGGCACCCCTCCTCTCACGCTCCGGAAAACTCCTTTACCATCAGACACACCCGGAACCGGGCGATGTCAATACAAAAAAGGCGGGCCCTCCGGGGACCGTACGCGGCGAAGGAACCATCGCCCCGCCGAATCCTCATTATCCTGTAACCATTGCAAATAATAATTGACTAATTACTTTAATTGCTTTTTCTTGTGATTCTATAAGATCAGATCTTTCACTCCGGAGATACAACCAATGTCGAAAAAGTACCTTGTCCTGATCGCGACCTTCGCGATCGTCCTTTCCTGCTTCAAAAATTCCGAGGGGCTCAAAAAAAACGACGTTCCCAACCTGGTGAACCAGTTCCTCGCCATGCATGTGCAGTACCATTCCCTGAACGACGACCTGTCGGAGCGGATCCTGGAAAACCTGATAACGTCCCTGGATTACGGCAAGTATTACTTCTACAAGAAGGACATCGAAGGTTTCAACAAGTACCGCCACAAGATAGACGACAACATCCGGAACAACCAGTTCGACTTCCTGGATGACATCTATTCGGTGTACAAGAAGCGCTTCATGGAAAGCAACAAGCTCATCAACGACCTCATCACGAGCAAGTTCGATTTCACTGTGGACGAAAAGATCACGGTGGACCGCGACAAGGTGGAGTACGCGGAAACCCGGAAGGAAATGCGGGACCGCTGGCGCAAGAACGTCAAGCTCCAGCTCCTCAACTACCTCTCGTCGGGACAGAGCCTGGAGGAAGCCAAGAAGAAGCTCGCCAAGAAATACAACCTGCTCAACAAGCGCGTGGACGAGATCGACGAGGAAAAGCTCCTTGACCGTTTCATGAACGCCTTTTCGATGGCCCTTGACCCGCACTCCAACTACCTCAGCCAGGAGGAAAACGAGGACTTCAGCATATCCATGAAGCTGAAACTTGAAGGGATCGGCGTTCGCCTCAAATCTGAGGACGGCTTCGTCATCGTCGAGTCGATCATAGCCGGCGGGGCGGCCGACAAGCTGCCGGAAAAGCTGAAGCTGAAGCCGGGCGACAAGATCATAGCCGTGGCCCAGGCCGACGGTGAAGCGGTCGACGTCGTCGACATGGACCTCCGGGACGTGGTGAAAAAGATCCGCGGCACCAAGGGAACCGAGGTGCGCCTGACCATACTGCGCAAATCCGGCGAGGACAACAAGCCCCTCCGCATGATGATACCCATCGTCCGAGAGGAGATCAGCCTGAAGGACAGCGCCGCGGAATCGCAGATCCTTCTTCTCAACAACGACAAGAACCGCAGGGTGGGATACATCAAGCTCCCTTCCTTCTATTACGACAAGGAGCGGGGAAAAAGCTCCTCCGGCGACATGCGTGACATTCTAATGAAGCTGAAGGCGGAAAAGGTGAAGGGAATCATCCTCGATCTGCGGGGCAATCCCGGCGGCCTCCTGAACGAGGCCATCGACATCGCGGGGTTCTTCATCGCCGGCGGCCCGGTCCTCCAGATCGTCGACGGCAGGAACCGGCCCCACGTGGTCAACGACAACGACGAAAGCATCCTGTACGACGGGCCGATGGTGGTGCTCATCGACAAGTTCAGCGCCAGCGCGTCGGAGATCCTCGCCGGCGCCATCAGGGACTATAACCGCGGGCTCATCGTGGGCCCCGACAGCACCTTCGGCAAGGGGACCGTGCAGTCGTACAACGAGCTCCCCTTCAAGAAGGGAGCCATCAAGATCACCATATCGATCTTCTATCAGCCGGACGGCCTGTCGAACCAGCTCACCGGCATCGCGCCGGACATCCGGGTTCCGGACCTCTCCTCGATATGGGACATCGGCGAAAACAAGAACCGCTATCCCCTGAAGTGGAAAAAGATCCCCGCGGCCGAGCACAAGAAATTCGGCCTGGTGACCCAGGGCGTGGTATCCCAGCTGAGCGGCAAATCGACGGCGCGGATCAACGAGAACGAGAAGTACCGCAAGCTCATAGACAAGATCAGGAAATACAAGGAGCAGGTCAACAGCAAGACCATCAGCCTGAAGGAGGAGTCGACCCTCGAGAAGCAGAAGCAGAAAGAGCTGGAGAAGACCTTCAACAAGGATAGCGGCAAAAAGCTGATCGACCTGGAGAACGACCTCTTCCTCGGCGAGGCCTTCAAGATAACCGGGGATTACATCGACATGGTTGGAAAATAATAAATCATGAAGGCGGGGTCACGTGACCCCGCCTTCATGATTTATACCCTCACGTCCTCCCGACATACTCCCGCACCTTTTCAGCCGCGTCCGACGATGTCACCACCAGGGGATCGACGCCGTAGCGCATAAGGCGCACGCGCAGCGCCTCGATGTCCCTCATACGGGAGGGGCAGCAGAGGTCCCTTATGAAGATGACCGTCTCGATGCCCTGGCCCTTCATCATCGAGTAAAACAGCGCGTTCCGCTCCTCCACGGTTCGCACCGATGGACAGCGGGGACGGTACGAGAAGGCGTCAAGGATCTCGCGGTACAGCTCAGCCGATTCGTAATTATAGGACATGTCGTACTGCCGCCTGCCGCCGCAGGCGTCATCCTCGACGAGAAGCAACCCCGCCTCCTCGATCCGGTCAAGGACCCCGTCGCCGCATCCAAAGGCGGCATAGACCAGGGCCGGCACCATGGCCCCGGCCCCGGGGCTCTCAGCGCGGTTCAGCCCGTCCAGGACCGCGGCGAGATACTCCGCCGTGACGGACGGGGGAAACACCATGACAGCGTCAAGGACGGACCCCAGGTCGCGGCAGGAGAGCAGATCCGGCTTTTCGCGGCGTGCCGACAGTATGCCCCGCACCATCCTCCGCACAGCGTTATAGCCCGCGGTGACCGCGGCGAGATTCCCGGGATCGATCGCTGAAAGGGCCGGCGCTCCCGCAGCCTCAAGGAGCTTCTCCAGGGAAGACTCCATGATGCGGCACGATTCCTCTCCCCAGCCGGGGGGGCAGGGGAACTCGTGGACCCGGATGCCCGCCTCGGGGAGATGGTCCCTGCCGGCGCAGCCGCGCGGCGCCACCAGGATATCGTACAATCCCCCGAGGGCCCCGATCTCCGCCGCTCCGGCCGCCGTGCAGTGCCCGGTCACCGGGGAGGGTATCCGGAGGGGGACCAGCCCCAGGGACGCGGTTATCTCCGGGGGAAACATGTCGCAGGTGACGCCGGCGACGCGGGCGCCGCTCTCCTCGCGGAACCTGCCGATCACCATGGCAGGCTGATAGAGCATTTCCCTCAGGGGGTCGACGAGATGTGAAAGCTTCGATTCCAGCATAGCTTCAGCCTTATCATCACGCCCTTCGACCGAGCCCAGAACAAGCCTGCCGAACTGTCGAGGCACGGTTGCCGAGCATAGTCGAGGCATAATTTAAAAAAATGTTTGTATTTATGCAGATACCTCATTATTGTTGCTTTTTGCAAGAAGAAAACAGGCGCGCTGAAATATGCGCTCCCGCATCCCCGGCCCGCGCTGCCGGGGCCGGTCAGCGGCGCCGACAATCAACCATGACGTGGAGCTTTATTATGCCAACTGCAAGATCAGCCCAGAAGAAAAAATCGACGGCAACCTATCTGTCCATCGTGCTGCCGGTCTACAACGAGCAGGACAACATCCGTCTCCAGTACGAGGAGATCATCAAGGCCCTGAAGCCGCTCAACGTCTCCTATGAAGTCATTTTCATCGATGACGGCAGCGCCGATTCTTCCCCGGAGATACTCCGCGACATCGCGAAAAACGACCGGAACATCAAGGTCGTCCTGTTCCGCCGCAATTTCGGCCAGACGGCGGCCATGTCGGCCGGCATCGATTACGCCTCGGGCGAGATCATCGTGTTCATGGATTCCGACCTCCAGAACGACCCGAAAGACATCGGCATGCTCTTCAGGAAGATCGAGGAGGGATACGACGTGGTAAGCGGCTGGCGGAAGAACAGGCAGGACAAGTTCCTGTCGCGGAAGCTCCCGTCGCGCATCGCCAACTGGCTCATCGCCAGGGTCACCGGCGTCAAGCTCCACGACCTGGGCTGCTCCCTCAAGGCGTACCGCAGCGACCTGCTGAAGCAGGTCAACCTCTACGGCGAGATGCACCGCTTCATACCGGTGCACGCGTCCTGGATCGGCGCGAAGATCACGGAAGTCCCCGTCATGCACCACGCGAGGAAGTACGGCAAATCGAAGTACGGCATCAAGCGCACCTTCAAGGTGATCCTGGACCTCATAACCGTCACCTTCATGGGCAAGTACTCGACCAAGCCGATCTACGTCTTCGGCGGCACGGGGTTCATCATGTTCGTCCTGAGCCTCCTCAGCGGGGCGGTGACCATCCTGATGAAGATCTTCCTCTACCAGCCCATGAACAGGAACCCGCTCCTGATCCTCACGGTCATGCTCCTGCTCCTCTCCGTGCTGTTCATCCAGATCGGGATCCTCGCGGAGATCCTCATACGGATATACCACGAGTCCCAGAACAAGCAGCCCTACAACATCCTTGAGACGCACAACATCGT harbors:
- a CDS encoding glycosyltransferase family 2 protein, coding for MPTARSAQKKKSTATYLSIVLPVYNEQDNIRLQYEEIIKALKPLNVSYEVIFIDDGSADSSPEILRDIAKNDRNIKVVLFRRNFGQTAAMSAGIDYASGEIIVFMDSDLQNDPKDIGMLFRKIEEGYDVVSGWRKNRQDKFLSRKLPSRIANWLIARVTGVKLHDLGCSLKAYRSDLLKQVNLYGEMHRFIPVHASWIGAKITEVPVMHHARKYGKSKYGIKRTFKVILDLITVTFMGKYSTKPIYVFGGTGFIMFVLSLLSGAVTILMKIFLYQPMNRNPLLILTVMLLLLSVLFIQIGILAEILIRIYHESQNKQPYNILETHNIVKKK
- a CDS encoding 2-hydroxyacyl-CoA dehydratase, translated to MLESKLSHLVDPLREMLYQPAMVIGRFREESGARVAGVTCDMFPPEITASLGLVPLRIPSPVTGHCTAAGAAEIGALGGLYDILVAPRGCAGRDHLPEAGIRVHEFPCPPGWGEESCRIMESSLEKLLEAAGAPALSAIDPGNLAAVTAGYNAVRRMVRGILSARREKPDLLSCRDLGSVLDAVMVFPPSVTAEYLAAVLDGLNRAESPGAGAMVPALVYAAFGCGDGVLDRIEEAGLLLVEDDACGGRRQYDMSYNYESAELYREILDAFSYRPRCPSVRTVEERNALFYSMMKGQGIETVIFIRDLCCPSRMRDIEALRVRLMRYGVDPLVVTSSDAAEKVREYVGRT
- a CDS encoding glycosyltransferase family 4 protein, translating into MPDNDNRLVTMPKKIKESSHRSAAAGRDRAGSIRIALFSPMEPLKSGVAWYSLKIIQGLVKKRPGVAIDVYIDDGYAPDEIVSDAVRLLNHRLFHENRDLYHAVLYEVGNNYEFHSYMLPYIHACGGIVEFHDVNTSGIYAKIIKDLAGHLKKLRLLRFITTVAVYPELRFFLWYKLIRPFREKNAFLDRHLYRKSMMVRKAAMVIVHDDFMRNHFRLPARKTRIITHGIDIRKLPSESEKAAIRRRMKIGKSAFVLVSAGLINSIKKIDRVIEAVARLKAETPDLLYVLAGQSVLGEHYIESLIEKFGLESRVRITGWLSNEDWLDYLSIADVGVNLRSENLGEHSGPTISFIEKGKVILVSDFEQYRAFPDEFAIKIPNGEDDVRLIAEKVLWLYNNRDFLKRGGRIAREYAITKLDFDERIIPLYCDAMRIPERF
- the moaA gene encoding GTP 3',8-cyclase MoaA, whose product is MLTDAYLRKHDYLRVSITDKCNLRCRYCMPPEGVELLPHEKILRNEEFIRLIGIFASMGVVKVRFTGGEPLVRKGFIDIVSQTRSLFPDLELCLTTNGILLGDYIDDLRRLSLKKLNISLDTLSRERYLAITMRDKLDDVTAAIDRALAFGFFDIKINAVLFGETIPELDRFLDFFRERDVALRFIEKMPFVTGDGGGSFLSSDVFVKELSLRGDLVRNSAFDTNVAVMYDFKYRGKYPMRIGVIPPMTHKFCSSCNRLRITSDGFLKTCLHSDANYNLKRLLTEGADDETIRQEILKAVSMKGKGHSLDCVSEDGGCSALVRSGFMSKIGG
- a CDS encoding carboxy terminal-processing peptidase, translated to MSKKYLVLIATFAIVLSCFKNSEGLKKNDVPNLVNQFLAMHVQYHSLNDDLSERILENLITSLDYGKYYFYKKDIEGFNKYRHKIDDNIRNNQFDFLDDIYSVYKKRFMESNKLINDLITSKFDFTVDEKITVDRDKVEYAETRKEMRDRWRKNVKLQLLNYLSSGQSLEEAKKKLAKKYNLLNKRVDEIDEEKLLDRFMNAFSMALDPHSNYLSQEENEDFSISMKLKLEGIGVRLKSEDGFVIVESIIAGGAADKLPEKLKLKPGDKIIAVAQADGEAVDVVDMDLRDVVKKIRGTKGTEVRLTILRKSGEDNKPLRMMIPIVREEISLKDSAAESQILLLNNDKNRRVGYIKLPSFYYDKERGKSSSGDMRDILMKLKAEKVKGIILDLRGNPGGLLNEAIDIAGFFIAGGPVLQIVDGRNRPHVVNDNDESILYDGPMVVLIDKFSASASEILAGAIRDYNRGLIVGPDSTFGKGTVQSYNELPFKKGAIKITISIFYQPDGLSNQLTGIAPDIRVPDLSSIWDIGENKNRYPLKWKKIPAAEHKKFGLVTQGVVSQLSGKSTARINENEKYRKLIDKIRKYKEQVNSKTISLKEESTLEKQKQKELEKTFNKDSGKKLIDLENDLFLGEAFKITGDYIDMVGK